One Lentisphaerota bacterium genomic window, AAACCGCATCTACTTGGGCGAGTCCTTTAATCTTTACGTGACCGTCAACGGTGCCGACGATGATCGTACACTGCCGGATCTCTCGGCCCTGAGCGGCGCCGATATCGCCTATCTGGGCTCGCAATCCATCAGCCGCCGCATGATCTCGAACATCAACGGCCATGTCCGTCGTGAGGAGACGCGCGGTCGCATGTTTGTCTTTCAGATTAAACCCCTCCGGGAAGGGCTTTTCAGGACGGATTCGGTTACGCTGCGTAATGACGGGCAGACCCTCTCGGCAGCGAGCCCCCCCGTCACCGTCATCGGCGTGACCGCTCAATCGACCGTGATCGGATCACTCGCCGCATCGACCACCGCCGCTCTGGTGGACGAGCCCTTCCGCATCACGTTCGCCATCGCCATCGCGCCGATCCCTCCACCCTATCACGACATCGAGCCGATCCACGCCAACAACCCGCCGCGCCTGGAAGCTGATTTTCTGAACATCGCGGAGATCAAGGGCCTGCAGCAGCCCGATATTCGCGCGTTTCTTGAATCGTGCGCGAAGGCCGCGTCGGGGCGGCAACCCACTTTCCTGATCAACAACTATGCCGATAGCTTCGAGAATCCCTTTCGGTTCCGCCTGGACCCCGTCCGTGAAAACCGGGGCGGCACGAATTTCTGGGTCTACGCCCATGAATTCACATACGGCCCTCTGGCCGAAGGCGACTACACCTTCGGCCCCATGATCTTCAAGGGCGCGGTCATGACCGGGGTGAATCCGGATCAAAGAGCCCGGTTCGAAGAGATCTTCGCCGTCGCCCCGGCGGTCACCGTCCGCGTCACGCCTCCTCCGGAAACGGGGCGACCTGCGTGGTTCATCGGCGCCGTCGGAAGTAATCTGACGGCCCAGGCCGGCTTCGACACCGATGTCTGCAAGGTCGGCGACCCGCTCACCCTCACGCTCGACCTGACCGGCGCCATCAGCCTCTCCAATCTCCGTCCGCCGCTGCTCGCGCTGCAGGAGGATTTGATCCGGGATTTCCGTATTTACGACGACAACGTCACCACGACCGCAATTGAATCGGGCAAACGGTTCACCTGGCGCGTCCGTCCCATTCGAACCGGAACGATCGAGTTCCCGCCCATCCGCGTCGCCTATTACAACACGACCGTGAAGCGCTATGAGACGGTGTCGTCGCGCCCTATCCCCATCCAGGCGCGCGCCACCACGCAGGTGGTCAGCGATGCGCTGAGTTCGTCCAGTCTCTTCATCAGGTCCGACACGGCTCCCGTGCCTGCAGCCACCACCTTGTCGGATGACGCCACGCCGCTGCTCCCTTCCGCCCGGCTTCTGCTACCGCTGATTCTGTCGGGCCCCGCCCTTCTGCTGCTCGGTATCACGGGCCGGTTCCTCTGGCGGCGGCGCGGCGGCATGCGCCTGGCCAGCCGCCGCCTTCGCGCCGCCACCCAGGCCCGTCGCCGCCTCACCCACGCGGCGGAACCGGGCGCGGCCGCCGCAGCCCTGCGCGATTATCTCACAGACCGTCTTCAGGCAACCGGCCGGTCGTTGACGCCCCCCGAGGCCTCACGCCTGCTCGTCGCCAACGGCGTCCCGCACCCGCTGGCCGACGCGTTCCGTTCCCTTCTCGAACGTCTCGATGAGGCGATCTACAGTCACGGCGCTGCACCCGCCAGCATCGTTTCCGAGGCCCGCAACGTCCTGACCGGGATTGAAACCGCGCTTGCCGCGCGGAGGGAGGCAGGCGAATGAATAGGGGTGATCCAACGTCCCGCTTCCACCCGTCGCTCATCCTGATCACGGTTTTCTGGCTCGCCACGGCCGCCCGCTCGGATGAGACATCGAGGGCCTTCGGATGGGAGCGGGCCAACGCCCGCATGTCCACCGCTCGCGCTCACGCGGATTTTCTTGAAGCCGCCCGGACTTACAACCGTCTGGTTCTCGATGGCGACACCCGCGGCGCGCTATTCTATAATCTCGGCACGGCGCTGCTGCTGGCCGGTGACGCTCCCAACGCCATTGCGGCGCTGGATCGCGCCGAACGCCGCCTCGGCGCGACCCCCGCCACCCGCGCTAACCTCCGCCTCGCGTATGGCCTGCTGGATGCGCCGCCGTCAGCCGATGACGCGCCTCGATCGCTTCCGTTCGCCCTTGCCCCCCCCGCTCCGCTTCCGTGGACCCACACGGCCTTTTTCTGGCACTATGAATCTCCCTGCCGCCACCGCGCAGGCGCGGCCGCCGTGGGCTGGGTGATTCTGTTCGCCGGCCTGTTCATCCGTCTGTTTCGCCCCGCCGCTGCACGGCCTTGGGTGTGGGCCGGCCTGTTTCTGTTTGCCATCTATGGTACCAGTACCGCCATCACCCTGCTTCAGGAATACCGCGACAGCCGTTCCTGGCCCACGCGCGTCTTCACCAGCAACGGCGGGGAGGACGCATCATGAAGTCCACCTTTCGCTTCCTTCTGGCACTCACGCTCTCACTCTGCATTCCCGCCCGTGTTCGGGCCCAGATCCAGCAGGCCACGCTGCGCTTTGATCCAGAGACCCCCTTTGTCGGACAGCCTTTCACCCTGATTCTGGACGTCACGGTCACCCCTGGCGTTGAACTGGAAAACCTGAATCTTGAGGGATTGCCCGACCCCTCGCTTGTCCGTTTTATCAATTTCGTGGCCGCCGAACGCAAAGGCATCCGAGCCGATGGCGGAACTGCGGCCGATGTTCTGCGTTACACGGCCGAAGGCCAGGCCTCGCGCGCCTTTGTAACGACCGTTACGTGCACGCTGCGCGGACAGGTCGTCGAGCGGGTCTCGCGGGGCGTCTTCTCTCACATGCGTTCCTATCCGGTCACGTATCAGATCTCATCGGCCAGACTCAACGTCCGAGACCTTCCCAGTCAGGGACGACCGCCCGACTTCTCGGGTGCGATCGGGCGATTCACGCTTTCCGGTGACGCCTCACCTCAGACCGTCTCGCCGGGCGATCTCGTCACACTCTCATACGTGCTCACAGGAAACGGCTGGCTGGCCGATGCCACGCTGGTGCCGCCAGACCCCGGCTCCGATTTCAAGACTTATCCCGCGCAAGAGACCGCACGTGAGGCCCGGCCGCCGCGTCTCTCATTCCGTCAGGTTGTGATTCCCCTCTCAACCAATGCCACTGTCGTGGGCACTCCCCGCTTTGTCTATTTCGACCCTGATACGGCCGCCTATCGAACCGCGATGATCGAACCCTTCCGCCTGACCTTTGCCCACACCACGACGGCCGAACCGGCCATTCGCCGCATCGACATCACGCCCGCCGCGCGTCCCTCCGATGGAAATCGGGTCCGACCCCCTGAGCTTGCGATCGCCGAGACCGTCGCCAAGATCCGCCAATTGGTGCCTCTTGCGTCCGCGCTCATTCTCGCTGCGGCGGTCACCGGCATGCTCTTTCGCGTCCGCCGCATACCTGCCGTGATCGCCGGTCTTCTGATTCTCGCGCTGGGCGTTGCCGCCTCGCGCCGCTTCAGCCAGGCAGCCGAGGCACGGGCGCTGAAAGTTGGGACGTCGGTCACCGCCCGCCTGGCGCCCTCTGATCGAGCATGTCCGCTTTTCGACCTCCACCCGGGCGCCTCTGTTCTCCCTCTTGAACACACCCCGGGCTGGGTACGGGTACGTGCCGCCGACCGCGAAGCCTGGATACCCGTGACGAGCGTGACGCACGAGTCGTCCGAGATGTCGGGGGTGTTTGAATGACACGTCACACGCGAGCGCCATTAGCGCAGACCATCTGATCCAGCATCGGATTCTTGCGCGTCCACCCAGCGCAGGTGCGCGCCGACCGGGACCTGCGTCAGATCCAGCCAGCCGCTCTCAACTTCGACGACACGCCGGGCGCGCAACCCGCCCGGAACGCACCAGCGGCCGGGACGGACGCCCCGCACGCACGCGACGATCCGCCACTGCGCATCGATGAAGATCAGATCCAACGCAAACCGCATCCCCACCGTGTGCACGGCGCTGCACGACTCGATGAGCAGCCCGCACCCAGACCCGAGCCCGCGACACCCCAGCAATCCCCGCAACCGCTGAAAAAACGAAGACGCCACGCGGACCGATCCGATCCACGCGGCGTCATTCAGCCAAAGGGCGCCCGTTTTCATGCCCGTTACCCGCGCTTGGCGCCAACCCCTTTTTCCTTCAGGTAGGCGAGCACCGCCCCGACCGTCACCAGTTTCTGTGCGTCCTCGTCGGGGACCTCCACGCCCATCTCGTCCTCAAGCGCCATGACCAACTCGACCACGTCGAGCGAGTCGGCGCCCAAGTCGCTGACAAGGTTGGCGTCGGTGACCACCTGCTCGACGGCCACGCCTAACTGCTCGGCAATCAATTCCCGTACCCGTTTCTCGAAGTCAGCCGTCATACTCCCGTCTCCCCTGTGTTGTCACCCTTTTCACATCCCCAAGAGTGTGCACAAAATTGGGTTGTAAATCCAGAAGAAAATCTAAAGGAACGGCAGGATCGTTGGAAGCGGGTCGGGTAGCGAAGTCAGGGTGGCGGTTAAGGGTGCGCATCGCATTCAAGCGCCGAACCGTTCAGTACGCGATCCGTACGATTAGGTGGCGTGGGAGGGGCGATCCTATCCCGAATCGCTTCCGTATTTGATGTGCTCTTCCTTAACCTGGAGCGTCTGGCTGATCCGATTGGCCATTGAATCGGAATAGGTGCGACGCCCACGCTCGTAGTCGCTGACCATGTTCTGCCGAATGCCGAGCTTGTCGGCGAGTTGGGCCTGCATGTCCAGCATGGCACCGCAGACGGTCCGTGCTCACGCGCCCGCCGTCGCACCCTCAGCCGACGCATGGCGGAAGCGGAGTCCGACGCCATCGGGGTCGGGCTCGACGCGGATCGGTCCGGCTTTGAACACCGACCGGAGCAACTCGTCGGAGAGCGGGTCTTCAACGTACCGCTCGATGGCCCGCCGGAGGGGACGGGCGCCAAGCGCCGGGTCGTATCCCTTGTCGATAAGAAACGCCGTCGCTTCGGGCGAAACGTCCAGCGTGATGCCCTTGGCCTCCAAGCGGCCCCGGACGCGCGCCAGCTCCAACACGAGGATCTTCGCCACATCATCCCGCTCAAGCTTGCGGAACACAATGATGTCGTCGAACCGGTTGAGGAGCTCAGGCTTGAACACCATCCGAGCCTCGGCGAGCAACTGGCTCTTGAGACGCTCAAAATCGTCAGCTTCCGTGCCGCGGGAGAATCCAAGCCCCTTGTTGGATCGGGCAAAATCGAAGCCAAGATTGGACGTCAGGATCACCACCGTGTTACGGAAGTCGACCTGACGGCCGAGACTATCGGTTAGCTTCCCCTCTTCGAGGATCTGCAACATCATGTGCATCACGTCGGGGTGCGCCTTCTCCACTTCGTCGAACAGCACCACGCTGTACGGGCGCCGCCGCACCCGTTCGGTGAGTTGCCCGCCCTCCTCGTGGCCGATGTATCCCGGCGGCGAGCCGACGAGACGTGACACGTTGAACTTCTCCATGTACTCCGACATGTCGATCTGGATCAGCGCTTTTTCATCGCCGAACATTCGCTCGGCGATCGCCTTGGCCAATAGCGTCTTGCCGACACCGGTCGGTCCGAGAAAAATGAAGGTGCCGATCGGACGGCGGGGATCCTTGAGGTCCGCCCGTGACCGCCGCAGTGCCCTCGCCACGGCCTGGACCGCAGGCTCCTGGCCGATCACGACACCCTTCAGCGTCTCCTCCAGCTTCAGCAACCGCGCCAGCTCGCCTTCGCTCATCCGTTCCAGCGGCACGCCGGAAATGCGCGCCACGGTTGTCATGATGTCGTCAACCGACACCGGCAGCGCCTTCTCGGCATGTTCCTCACGCCAGCTTTTGACGATCTTTTCGAGATCCTCCTTGGTCTGCCGCTCGGCGTCGCGCAGCGCCGCCGCCTCCTCGAAGTGCTGCCCCTTGATCGCCTCATCCTTGCGCTTCACGATAGCGGCGATTTTCGCCTCGTGCTCGCGCAGGTCCGGCGGGCGCACCGCCGCGCCCATTCGGACGCGGGCGCCGCCCTCATCGATCGCATCGATCGCCTTGTCGGGAAGCTGCCGCCCGGGAAGA contains:
- a CDS encoding protein BatD — protein: MQAKSARLVSILSIISILSIVSGSTAFAQPVALTVRPDRNRIYLGESFNLYVTVNGADDDRTLPDLSALSGADIAYLGSQSISRRMISNINGHVRREETRGRMFVFQIKPLREGLFRTDSVTLRNDGQTLSAASPPVTVIGVTAQSTVIGSLAASTTAALVDEPFRITFAIAIAPIPPPYHDIEPIHANNPPRLEADFLNIAEIKGLQQPDIRAFLESCAKAASGRQPTFLINNYADSFENPFRFRLDPVRENRGGTNFWVYAHEFTYGPLAEGDYTFGPMIFKGAVMTGVNPDQRARFEEIFAVAPAVTVRVTPPPETGRPAWFIGAVGSNLTAQAGFDTDVCKVGDPLTLTLDLTGAISLSNLRPPLLALQEDLIRDFRIYDDNVTTTAIESGKRFTWRVRPIRTGTIEFPPIRVAYYNTTVKRYETVSSRPIPIQARATTQVVSDALSSSSLFIRSDTAPVPAATTLSDDATPLLPSARLLLPLILSGPALLLLGITGRFLWRRRGGMRLASRRLRAATQARRRLTHAAEPGAAAAALRDYLTDRLQATGRSLTPPEASRLLVANGVPHPLADAFRSLLERLDEAIYSHGAAPASIVSEARNVLTGIETALAARREAGE
- a CDS encoding protein BatD, whose translation is MKSTFRFLLALTLSLCIPARVRAQIQQATLRFDPETPFVGQPFTLILDVTVTPGVELENLNLEGLPDPSLVRFINFVAAERKGIRADGGTAADVLRYTAEGQASRAFVTTVTCTLRGQVVERVSRGVFSHMRSYPVTYQISSARLNVRDLPSQGRPPDFSGAIGRFTLSGDASPQTVSPGDLVTLSYVLTGNGWLADATLVPPDPGSDFKTYPAQETAREARPPRLSFRQVVIPLSTNATVVGTPRFVYFDPDTAAYRTAMIEPFRLTFAHTTTAEPAIRRIDITPAARPSDGNRVRPPELAIAETVAKIRQLVPLASALILAAAVTGMLFRVRRIPAVIAGLLILALGVAASRRFSQAAEARALKVGTSVTARLAPSDRACPLFDLHPGASVLPLEHTPGWVRVRAADREAWIPVTSVTHESSEMSGVFE
- a CDS encoding DUF192 domain-containing protein — translated: MKTGALWLNDAAWIGSVRVASSFFQRLRGLLGCRGLGSGCGLLIESCSAVHTVGMRFALDLIFIDAQWRIVACVRGVRPGRWCVPGGLRARRVVEVESGWLDLTQVPVGAHLRWVDAQESDAGSDGLR
- the acpP gene encoding acyl carrier protein; protein product: MTADFEKRVRELIAEQLGVAVEQVVTDANLVSDLGADSLDVVELVMALEDEMGVEVPDEDAQKLVTVGAVLAYLKEKGVGAKRG
- a CDS encoding helix-turn-helix transcriptional regulator; translation: MLDMQAQLADKLGIRQNMVSDYERGRRTYSDSMANRISQTLQVKEEHIKYGSDSG
- a CDS encoding ATP-dependent Clp protease ATP-binding subunit translates to MSGFDGFTARAQRAIQLAAKEADRFNHPYIGTEHILLGLIALGEGIAVEVLEGMGLSLEDIRLAVDRMVGQGGETRTLGAKPYTPRAKKVFQLATNEARALTQPEVGTEHLLLALLREGEGVAAQVLMGFNITLEDLQAAIHKYLDANFDEDDGVADGAPGAAAHQTGAAEAATPTKPGEPAAKAKTKTPALNAFGRDLTELAKKGELDPVVGRKNELERVIQILCRRTKNNAALLGEAGVGKTAVVEGLAQAIISGDVPERMRGRRVVALDMALMVAGTKYRGQFEERIKAVMDEIRREKNVILFLDELHTIVGAGSAEGTMDASNIIKPALARGELQCIGATTLNEFRKSIEKDAALERRFQTVRVDEPTIDDSIAILKGIRERYEQHHNVLYSDDALVAAVQLTARYLPGRQLPDKAIDAIDEGGARVRMGAAVRPPDLREHEAKIAAIVKRKDEAIKGQHFEEAAALRDAERQTKEDLEKIVKSWREEHAEKALPVSVDDIMTTVARISGVPLERMSEGELARLLKLEETLKGVVIGQEPAVQAVARALRRSRADLKDPRRPIGTFIFLGPTGVGKTLLAKAIAERMFGDEKALIQIDMSEYMEKFNVSRLVGSPPGYIGHEEGGQLTERVRRRPYSVVLFDEVEKAHPDVMHMMLQILEEGKLTDSLGRQVDFRNTVVILTSNLGFDFARSNKGLGFSRGTEADDFERLKSQLLAEARMVFKPELLNRFDDIIVFRKLERDDVAKILVLELARVRGRLEAKGITLDVSPEATAFLIDKGYDPALGARPLRRAIERYVEDPLSDELLRSVFKAGPIRVEPDPDGVGLRFRHASAEGATAGA